The DNA region TGCGCAGATTCGGCCGGTCGATGTCGAGTCGCGACGGGTCGGGAAAGATGGCGGGGTCACGGTTGGCCGAACCGAAGAACAACGCCACCCACTGCCCCTTGCGGATCAGCTTGTCCCCCACCTCGACATCGCGGGTGGCGATCCGGAACAGTCGCTGCGGAGGTCCGTCGAGCCGCATCGTCTCTTCGATGAAGACCGTCAGCAGTGAGCGGTCTGCGCGGATCCGCGCGGCGACCTCGGGTTCCCGCGCCAGGGCATGCAACAGGTTGCCGATCAGAAACGTCGTGGTTTCACTACCCGCGACCACCAGCGTGACACAGAACCGGACGATCTCCTCGGGAGTCAGCCGCTGACCGTCCACCTCCGCGCGCAACAACGCCGAAATGAGGTCTTCGGCGTCGTCGACGTCTTCGCTTGTCGCCTGTTGAGCAACCCGGGCGGAGTGCTCGGCGAGTCGGGCAGCGAACGTCGCAACCATCTCCTCGTTGCTCGCGATGCGCTCCTCCGGAGTCAGAGACGAGGACAACATGAACGCGTTGGCCCAACGTCTGAACCGGACGTGGTCGCCTTCGGGCAGGCCCAGCAGGCGCACCATGGCCCTGGTGGGGATTTCGGCCGCGAACGTCATCACGTCCACTTCGCCCTCCCCGAGATCGTCAAGCAATCGCGGGATCAACTCGTTGAGCCAGCCGTCCAGCCGCTTAATGCGGCGCGGAGAGAACGCCTGCCCGACCAACTTTCGTTCCACCTCGTGTTTGGGCGGATCGGTGTTGACCAGCATCAGACTGGGGGCGGTGGAGGCCTCTTGGAGTGGGTCCCGCGACGAGAACGTGGCACTGTCGCGGGCGGCCTCGAAGACCTGGTCGTAGCGAAAAAGCGCCCACGCGGTGACGGGCTCGTCGGCACCGGGCACAGTACCCGGGGGCCAATCGCGGTAGCCCGCGACCGGGGAGGACGCGCGCAGCTGGTCGTACAGCGGATAAGGGTCGGCGATGCCCTGTGGCGTCGTGAGCAACTCGAGTGCCGAAACCGTGGTCGATGACATGTCCACTAGCCTCGGCCAACCACGTCAGCAAAGCGATCCCCCGTTGTGGAGCACTTCTACCCCCGTATGAGGGCATTTTGCAGTTCATACCGCAAGCCCGGCGCGGCCGGAGGACAGTGAACACCATGACCGTCACCGGCGACACACCCGACTCCGAGTCGGGCGCGACGTTGGCGGGCCATGCTGGCTGGGCGTCGCGTCCGGCGGTTGAAAGCGAGGCTGCCCGCCGCTACCGAGAGGTGTTTCGGGATTGGCGTATTGACCCTACCGACGATCCAATGGCCGCGGTGTCGGAAGCGATCGACACCAACGCCACCGAGGTGCGAAACGCCTTGGAGGCGTGTGGC from Mycolicibacterium sp. MU0053 includes:
- a CDS encoding cytochrome P450: MSSTTVSALELLTTPQGIADPYPLYDQLRASSPVAGYRDWPPGTVPGADEPVTAWALFRYDQVFEAARDSATFSSRDPLQEASTAPSLMLVNTDPPKHEVERKLVGQAFSPRRIKRLDGWLNELIPRLLDDLGEGEVDVMTFAAEIPTRAMVRLLGLPEGDHVRFRRWANAFMLSSSLTPEERIASNEEMVATFAARLAEHSARVAQQATSEDVDDAEDLISALLRAEVDGQRLTPEEIVRFCVTLVVAGSETTTFLIGNLLHALAREPEVAARIRADRSLLTVFIEETMRLDGPPQRLFRIATRDVEVGDKLIRKGQWVALFFGSANRDPAIFPDPSRLDIDRPNLRKQLSLGHGLHFCLGSSLARLEVTAMLNAVLDRYEHIALSDDPGTKQTASLLTHAYVRLPLCLS